The Rhododendron vialii isolate Sample 1 chromosome 3a, ASM3025357v1 nucleotide sequence CACACCCCATCTTTTCCTCAGTAAACATGCAATGGCTAACAAATTCTGAAGACCCATTTCAGAGAATTGATATCACTTTGTTATAGCAGTGCATCTTTTTCTGAGAGAAAATTCTTAGCACGGCAGGAAGTAGGGGTCGTGAGTTCGATCCCAAATCTCCACCACAAggcacacttatttttttaagtacttattatcCGCTTTACAAAATTGGTcattctcacaatacatcacctttaggctccgtttgtttcgacgACAAATATTTTACGATGTAAattgtaaaatgattttggaataaataatttttgtgtaaaatatttttcattgtttggtaCACAAATAAATTTACCACAAGTGACcaacaaaataatgaaaggCACCTTAACTGAATCAACAATTGAAGgtccgttttttttttaaatacacaCCGAGCAGTGAGTACCGTGAAAGTAATGAAAGTAGGAGTAGTTCtaaacttaataaccacaaaaCAAGACCCAGCATAATACTTTCTAACCAATAAATCAACAAACGAATGaagtgaaaaaaacaaaaaccaaaaaaaaaaaacagcaaaaaacaaatactaagCTTTAGAATCAtcaaaatacccccaaaaaATGCCCCAATTAAGACTTGTTTCTAtctaaaatcacaaaaatcagaTCAATAAATATGTGAACTGTAAATGCATGTAGGGGTGTATGTGGGTGTAATATATGCGTAGAAATTGAAGGGGATAAAGGGTAAAGGCTCAGATCTGTGTATGATCGGACGAGAATCCGACTCTGCCATGGCTGCAACAACAGTTGTCCATAAGAGCCTCCTACAGACCCTCTGTGTGCCCCATAAGAGCCTCCTACAGACCCTCTGTGTGCCCCGCCAAGCAACGGGTTAGATCGTTGTCTCTAAATTTCTGCTCCGAAACTGATCCTCACAGCCTTATACATATCGCGGCAAAGACCGAAAGGGATCGGCCTCGAGATCAATGCCTCATGCTTTGGGggttgcttcttcttcttcttaggtctcggttcaaaaatctaaaaatctcGCAAGCGTTGTCAACTCCTTCGGGGCAATCCATACGAAACTTTGTCCAATTGCCCAAAAAGGAAGTAAtttagaacggagggagtagtagtttTTGGTGAACACTGAATAATAACTCTATTTCCTCTGCTTTTGGATACCTTTGGGGGTAATCAATGAAATTTTCCCTGGCTGTTTTACTAGCAagtaaaaacacacacacagacaagGGCTGTTGATTTTGGGAAGAAAATCATCGGCTATGATGATCAGGTATCATCTCGTTGCTGAGAGGGGGCAACCACCCTTAGAAACACTCATTCCCCCTTTTGAAGCCTCATTCTTGAGCAGAACCCTACATCCCTTCTCACCGTCAATATTTATATTGGAATTTTATGGGAAGGATCCCCCAAACCATGAACTAAAAAAATAGGACCTGCTTAGCATTATCCTTTTATATTGCTCATGGTTCAAGAGACCCAAAGCGAACAGTCCAAAAGAGGGAAGAAGATATGAAGAGAGAAGACAAGGCTCAGATTCGCCTTTTTCTCAGACAAATGAGGCCCTCTGCCATGGCTGCAACAACAGGAGCCATGAGACTCACTGAGATACCCTGCCACAACAGCAAGACGTCTCAAGTGCCTGAATTTGTTCGAAAACATCATCACAGCCTCATTCAAATTGttccatagagagagagagagagggagagaagggCTTTCACAGCCACttcaatatatatgtatgtgcaTGCATGGCTATTGGGAAGGGCTGTTGACTCTGATTGAAAATAATCATCGGCTCCAACACAATCGATCTGGGAAGAAAGAGATCGTCTTGTACAGAGAGGGCAACCACCCTTAGAAACTTCCCATCTCTCTGATCGAGCCTCATACTTAAACTAATGAGTGTTTCCACTAAAGTAAGACTCCGTTCCgctaatattcttattttttaagtaattattttccctttacgagacaggtcattctctccaAAACATCACCTTTAGcatgaaagcaaaaaaatataacCACAACGCACCCTTATATTGGCCTGGGTGAAAGGGCGTTCGTTAGCGGAAACGCACCCTCACGTCCATATAGACGGATGATAAAAGCAGGAAGAGCATCATCATTGTCCCAAGGGTTAGTCTAGTTGGTTGCTCCCCCACACAATTGCCTGTGTTCGATTCTTGGGTTTAGGTCGCAAGAAAGAAGacccgttcgttttgggattttggatttgaatttgtaggtaatgagtgtagagataaatgtaatgattagaaatataggtaatgattggagataggtagagagaaaaatgagaataatgattgaagagaaatagaataatgattagaatccaaaacccttaaccgAACAGGGTCCAAATTTCCGGTGAATCCCCTAGTCTGGGAAGGAATTGGTCAAGGGGCGTGACATGATGCTTTTGCTAAACTGGCGGACACATTACTCCAAAATATGCTCACTCTTCCTGGCAAAAATAAGTGACCAGTatttctctccaaaaaaaaaaaaaaacagatagtAAGAGGCACTTATTTCAATCAACAATCGAAAGTCCTTTTTAACCCATGCACAACCAAGTACCATGAAAGTAATGAAATCATGAGATCACTCTAATTCCTTCCATTGCTGATTGCTCTAATCACCACAAATACTTTCTTACCATTGAATCAACAAACGAATGAAGtgcaaaagacaaaaacaaaaaacagcaaaaaaaaaaaaaacaaaatacgaAGCTTTGGCCGAATCATCAAAatccccccccgcccccccaaaaaaaaaaaaaaaataccccaatTAAAATTTGCTTCCATCTAAAACCACAGCAATCAGATCAAGAAATATGTAAATGGTAAATGCATGcacatatgtatgtgtataaTATATATGCGTAGACTTTGAAGGGGCTAAAGAGTAAAGGCTCAGACCTGCGTATGATCGGACGAGAATCCGACTCCGCCATGGCTGCAACAACAGTTGCCCATATAAACCTCCTACAGACCCTCTGTGTGCCCCGCCAATACACGGGTCGGATCCTCCTCACTGCATCATAACTGCTCCGAAACTGATCCTCACAGCCTTATAGGTATCGCGGCAAAACCCGAAAGGGATTGGCCTCGCGATCAATGCCTCTGCTTGATTTTAGCCGAACTTAGCCTTAATCTTAGGgtctgctgcttcttcttcatcttagGTCTCTGTTTCAAAACCCTCAATCAACTCCTTCGCGGCAGCCATACGGAACTTTGTCCGGTTGCCCGAAAAGGAAGTAGTaataaattggaacggagggagtagtagtaCTAGTAGTTTCTGGTGAAAACTGAATAATCACTCTGTTCAACCTCAGGGGGTAATCAGTGAAATTTTCCCAAGCTGTTTTACCAGCAagaagaacacacacacacacgcggagagagagagagagagagagagatacatacAAGGGCTGTTGATTTTGGTAAGAAATCATCGGCTCTGATGATCTTCAGAGGGGGCAACCACCCTTGGAAAGACCCATCCCTCTTTTGGAGCCTCATTCGCAGAACCCTAGACCATTTACCATTGCCAGTATTTATATTGCCGCTGGTTTGTTTTCTTCCTTCTTCACCACAACTTTAGATGTTCTATTctaattcatttttaaaaaaattccctctagattttttaaaatttcgtattttcaacatttctctcattatctctccatttattatccttactatttttttaaaaacttttcaaatatcaaaccaaacacaatattaaagttttggattttggattctgaattctaataattattttaggattttagattttggattctaatcaatatcctatttttcttcaatcattactcttatttttctctctatatcttttcaatcattaccctatttccaattattactttattaCTCTCTACAatcattacctataaatccaaattcaaaataccaAAATGAATGGAGTCTTAGTGCTGGAGTATTTTTTTACCTTCTTTTCCCTGACCATAAATGTTACTCTAccatctcaatttgtttgtcctaTTATTTGACTTTTTAATGTTTCAAATTATTTGGCCAATTTGAAGTCGACTCATTTAAGTTCTATTAATGCCCTTtctctttttaaagaaaaatacacATTAGAGAACGTGCACCTTGTGTAATGCTATAAAAATGGAGGGTATATTGTGGAAAATAAACTTTTCAAGAGTAATCATTTTTTTCGGTCGAATGAAAACTCCAAGAGTAATCATTTGTGCCTCCTAAAAAGATTGAAATCCTCAAAATAGACAAGCAAATTGAAACGAAAGGAGTAAATTAAATTTATCCGCTTTGGGTAGGAGTATGTTATATTGAGTTCTACCACAATTAGTGTAATTTTGTTACCTCGCTCAAAATTGGATGAACATTACTACTGTAGCCAGTTCTATTGTCGCCACTTCAGTGAAAAACACTTGTCCTGGTTTAGAACCAAAACTATATGTCTGAATTAGCCGTCTGTCCATGTCCATTATTGATGATCTTGTAGTAGGAATAACGATAAAATAATTAGTGCAAAATGAAGGGAACTGATCATCGAGACTCAATAGAAATACtactcaaagaaaataaagctcaccctttttctttttctttttatttttttaagaaaatgtaAACAAATTGCTCTCCGCCTTTTTACACCGATATTGTGATCGTAATCACATTTCATATATCACTAATGTCATTCTTACAGTCAGTTGGCTAGATCTTCTGCACCTCGTTGGAAGGTTTGGAGTTTGAAACCCTCCgattatgttattttttactAGTTTAATGGATCTATTAATTAGGTTGAGCTTCATAGTGAttatgaacttattttttacttaattCTGATACTTATGAGATAATGACcagtctcgtaaaacaaaatataataaatttaaaaaataataaatttaacaGAACGAGGACTAACTCACAAAttatattaataacaaaaaataagtatttaaaaaataataaatttagcAGAACGAGGACTAACTCACAAATTATATTAATTGTAGAGAATAATtaccacctttttgtttttgtttttgttttttttaatactttttGTTCTCCGACCTAGTATTTGGTTCCCCATGTAGAAAAATAGTACTAGTAATACAGGACCAATTGGTTTTGTCGGTGCAAATGCCATTTCTTTACCATGGTTTTTCACCCAATTCTCTGTCCCCTCTTTTCCACCCATTTCTTTACCATCACGTTGCAAGTTTCGAAGTTTTCACTCCCAGTGAAAGCATATCCATTACTGCACACAAAAGCAAGAAGCGTCATAAAGGATCTAGCTCCTATCCAGTACAATACTAGTTTGGACTATCCAGATCCGGATAGTTTAAATTTAAGGGTTTTGTTAATATGTGCCCCTGAAGGCGGGCACATATTAAGGCACATGTTACGACTCTATAAATGAAGCCAACTAATCCCACTAGTATAGAAAATAGTGACAGTAATTGTAATATTGGGCAAAGTAAGAAACTTGTTCgatggacaaaaataccctttacTTTCTACTGCCTTCAGTTTTTTCCCtctattgttttttttggtaaatgtttttttccctctaaaTTCATTAGACAACAATAACCCCAACACCTGTGCGTGGgaacaattgttttttttttttaaattttccccTTCTTATCTCTAGATACAAAAGATCCATTCAATTCCTTTGCTGGATGAAaacttatttttcataattttttttattaaaacttatattttgtaatttttgttcaGATTTTCATCATTATTGTTGAATTAAATCATTGTTCTCAATGTTTGGACCGAAGTTGAAATTTTTCATATGGGACAATATtgtaggcaaaaaaaaaaaaccaattatttggtatttttgtgtcttttttagtgaaccttttttgttttttgtcataattttttacttttcagactTATCTCGAGACAAATGAttgatctaaaaaataaaacatgaattcagcaaaaattcaaaaagaatggCAAGAATACCCAAAATAAGTGTGAACTCACCATGAGAATAGGCTTGTCGATAAAGTGGAGGATCATTGAAGGGACTCAAATATGCCAAATAAAAAGGAGATCCATTCTCAAAGAAACTCTTTTCGAAAAAAATCTCCAAAGAAGGAAATTAGGTTAAGGAGTTATTAGAATTTGGTAGTGAAAAATAAAACGGCAAAGTGTTAAGAAATTGCTATCTTTACTCACTCATCATAGAATTAATGAATTAAGTACGATATTTATGTATtcatccaataaaaaaaatcaagcacaaTAAAATAGCTTCTCATTGCAAGTCTGCAATTGCCCATGAGAGTTGAAACGGTTAGGAGTAAAGTTGAAAGGGCAAAGAATTACAGAGGGAAAaaacatttaccaaaaaaagtgggaaaaaaaataaagggagGGCAGTAGAAAGTCAATGGTATTTTTGCCtcatcggaaaaaaaaaaaacaagtttctcGCTTTGCCTAATACTACAATTACTACACTATTTCCTACACTAGTGGGGTTAGTTGGCTTCATTTATAAAGTCCTAATAAGTGCCTTAACATGTGCCTTAAGAGCATCCATAGTAGtgaaataagcaaaacaaaaaattgttaaatctAGTAATATTGGATTAAAAAAGTGTTTACAttgaaataatcaaacttagtaaCCTCTTAATAACTCATCAAAATTTgctttttaataatcaaaactaacaatattttattaataaccaaattttatcttttaatCAAAaacaccaacattacacaaaaacattttatctctctctctcaacaatgtttgcaagaaataattttaaaaaattgtaacttttaaatatttttttctatttttttttaaaacaattttttcaaaatttttaaaagctataagtaaataaagtgtgtttttcaaaaaaatatttttgaaatttcaaaactcttttatagaaaacagtttttttacacaaaaactgtatttaaagtttttaaaatttcaaaattatttatataaatacaattctttcaaaatttctaaaaattgtatttatcaTTTTTAAGtaaacaaagtgtgttttttgaaaaactgttttttgtttcgaaaaactttttttttgaactatttataacataaactgttttttcaaaaaatatgcgtaaaataaagaaaaacaatttgGAGATctcattggttttgattataaaaaaaaaataactaatataaaatttgatattgttaactttagctacttctaaataaataatcaaaatttgatgtgacatattttaattattcacatttgcttattccactgctgatgctcaAAAGACACATATTAACAAAATCCTAAATTTAATACAATACAAGTAGTTCAGATTTTTTCATACATTTTAACCAGTAAAAGAGTAAAACTACatcaaaattattaattgcAGCAAATGAACGATCTCGTTAAAGGCTGTTTTCTCCGATCCAAAACATGGACCGgaccgatccggatccggatctgcaTCATAAACATCTCACCGGAACCCAGTTCCTTTCATCTCATCCAAATGAACTTTACCAAATTTAAAGAATTTAACCCATTTCGATGGGTACCACAAATAACCTCGAATAATATACTAGTAGAATAATATGAATTGTAGAGAAAGAAAGGATTAGGCTCAGATCTGTGTACCATCAGACGAGGATCCGACTCTGCCATGGCTGCAATCACAGTTGCCTACgagggaagaaaaagaaaacccctTTTCATCTCTCGAATACCCTCTGTGATGCCCCGCCAGGTAAACGGGTCGGATCCACAACGTCCGAATCATCTGCTCGGGAAAGCTATCGTCACGGCCTATTAGAGATGGGATGTTTCCGGTGAAGTGAAGTATTCGTCAGAAACCTcaggagcactgaataatttctccGATAACTGGgaagattggagatgctcttagttttgattattccattgCGGATACTCTTAGACCCTGTTCTGCTGGTAGTACTTGTTCTGGAAATGGAGACTGAAAAAACTACGAGTACACCAATGGtgtaaacacacacacacacgcacacagaGGGGAGGGCTGTTGAGTTGTGGGGGAGAAATCATGGGCTCAGATGATGGGGATCATCTTGTATGTTTACAGAGAGGGACAACCACCCAAAGAAATCCCAATTTCTCTCTGTTTGGAGCCTCATTCTCGAGCATATAACCCTAGTTACTTTCCCAAACCCATTTTTATAGTGCCCCCGTAATTTTTCTTCGGTTTCACCGCCACTCCCTTGTTCGCATCTTGTTGGCGGGGCAACCAGAATCCGGttcagaaattttcttaaaaagtaaatagtttattttatatttttaaatttaaaaataaagtaaataaaaaataattttttaatttttttgcatcgtataaaagatctcgatgagatctttcaaataagatccatattgtatatttttaaatttcaataagtccataatttttaagcttaaaattacttttttaaaaaataaggacttatttttagTTTCGGAACAGAGCCTAATACTCAAGTTTAATCCGTGTCGTTAGTTAAAAATTTGTTCAAGATCGGCTTGTTAAAGTTTCAATCAAGGTTGTACAAACTATTACTCTTTTTGTTCAGCTTATCACTGCTTATGtagaataaaaaattcaaactatttgAGATTGATTTGTGTTTGGCTTGATAAAACTCATTTGAGCTCATCCCATCTCATAAGCAAGCTAGTTCGCacatatttttgaaactcaTTTACTCCGCTTGGTTCCCATTTTTTAGAGTAACTTTTTACTCTCGACACAGTTTCCAATAaatctctctttatctctctccactcattaccgcTCATTATATccaaaataactttttaaaatataaaccaaacaaagtgattaAGGGAAATGATACGCCCACCGCCTATCATCCACCGAACAACCCACCGCATCACCCATTGCACGACACTCGGCGGTGGGCCccaccatttaaaaaaaaaaacccagaaataAGTCCACAcccaattgagagagagaggaggaggacgGCCATAAACACTGCCGACGACCTTCACGACCGCCATCCCCCAAACCTCCGTTCCAAGTACGCCGATAATCCCTGATATCCTTCCTCATcacccccttctctctcttcccccattTCACAccctctcctcttctctctctagaaaagaCTCTAATGCTCTATTCCGTAactcaaaataaatatttattttttaagaaggtaattttaagtttaaaaataatatatttacgcaaataatttttctattaatatggatcttatttaatagattccatcaagatcttttatacggtgcaaaaaaaattaacaaaatatttttcatttacattatttttaagtttgaaaatgtgaaataagctgcttattttttacgaaggtttctggaacgggacctaaatCCCAAACAAAAACTAGAAAAGACTCCAAATCCCAAGCAAAAAGCAACACACCAGGCTCCTCCGAAAAATCAACAGCtacatcaaaaaaaagaaagaaagaaaagaactgGAACCCTGCAATCAGAGAATAATCATAGGCCTCGATGTCCGGGTGTGCTTCTTCGAGCTTGGAGACCAGGTAGGCGTTCTCGTCAACGAAGACGGTGCGGCCGTTGTGGTTGAGGACGTGCCAGAGGAGGGTTTCGTGGGCCAAGTTGAAGATGAGGAAGTTGCATTTTGGGGCAGCGCCGGGAGGACGGCGGTGATGGATTTGAGATCGATGGAGGCGGTCGGTAGTGGCGGTGGAGTTCGGGGTTGAGCCGTAGTGGAGGAGGGCGTCGAATATGGGTTTGGGTAAGGGGCCGCCACCCCTGTCAGCGACAtaggaagtggtggtggaggttttgGTGGTGCGGACTGATGAGAGGGCAGCggaaggaagaagagaaagaagaatgaggggagagagagagagagggaggagggagggtagggatggcaatcccgACCGCCTCACCCCGCCCCAAATGGGTTGGAAATTCGGGAAtttttcggggatcgggtaggggatggggataatttttttttaaaaatggggaACGGGTAGGGGATGGGTATGAGTTTGTCCCCGCCCCATCCCCGCCCCGCcctgtttgtgtgtgtgtgtgtgtgtgtgtgtgtctatatatatatataaaataaataagttatatacataaatgaaaattatataggagtactatatatacataagtgaggaagaaagaaagaaactaaatctcactgtcaattaacatagaaagtaattgaattcacttaccACGGATAGAAGATTAGTAGAAAGAAGAACTCAAATCGATAGTTCTAgtcagataaatattgttcacgtcgaAAACTCATGAAATAACGTCGTGTTGAGAGACTAAGAAACGAAGCTTCAAAGAGCTCTGcttgtgttgtttgttcttggcATCTTGCTGCAGGAGGGATACCGGATTAAGAATATCGATTTTGCCTGTGGTTCCAGTTGGATTCCCGATTCCCCACGgggatccccgttccccgtttggggaggggatggagggtaaaaataattctCCGGTGGGGATTGGGGAGGGCATGGGGATGGATTTGGATTCGGAGACGGGAATAGTGatatccaccccctacccgccccattgccaaccctaagggagggagggagggactGGATTTTTctagctttctttctttctttttttaaaaatggtggGTCCCACCGCCACGCGTCGGGCAATGGGTGATGCGGTGAGTTGTTCGGTGAATGATAGGCTGTGGCGTATCATTTCCTAGTGATCTgtgccttgttctctttacaattcaaaaagaaattttcaaaaaattattcctaAATTCTttctacttccaacatttctctctttatc carries:
- the LOC131321367 gene encoding protein IRX15-LIKE-like, whose translation is SLLPSAALSSVRTTKTSTTTSYVADRGGGPLPKPIFDALLHYGSTPNSTATTDRLHRSQIHHRRPPGAAPKCNFLIFNLAHETLLWHVLNHNGRTVFVDENAYLVSKLEEAHPDIEAYDYSLIAGFQFFSFFLFFDVAVDFSEEPGVLLFAWDLESFLVFVWDLESFLEREEERV